Proteins encoded together in one Cardiocondyla obscurior isolate alpha-2009 linkage group LG07, Cobs3.1, whole genome shotgun sequence window:
- the Mys gene encoding integrin beta-PS isoform X2, producing the protein MFGSSRWILFLGVLVTGFLVSCAQIYPPPERLTGINLCISKQTCHECIQTPHCAWCAAPNFPEKRCFLPNINTKIFATCPSEYTWNPDNVFSMLRHRNLTKGGYSAGSGGGGGYGSIDGTYSNFSSSSSSSSHSHKDTWSSSGSKRQEAVQMWPQEVNLKLRINEAYRMSFAYSQAEDYPVDLYYLMDLSKSMEDDKKKLSDLGQLLVESMSKITSNFRLGFGSFVDKVVMPYVNTVPKSLIEPCDGCAAPYGYRNIMRLSQDTSKFAGLVRNASVSGNLDAPEGGFDAIMQAIVCRNQIGWREKARRLLVFSTDAGFHYAGDGKLGGIIKPNDGLCHLDGGGTYTHSSLQDYPSISQINLKVKQNAINIIWAVTEEQINVYKRLTKHVEGSFAGKLSDDSSNVVELIREQYDAISSSVEMKDTASSAVKVKYFSSCLGTGPAVETSKCDGLKVGTKVEFIAEIEVTSCPANRSEWKQKFYIYPVGINETLTVNLEMLCDCECERKGHMYEEYSPECTGVGTLKCGVCECYDGFFGKRCECSSHQDITGFDKHFQSCRPDNTSLVDCSGRGSCTCGQCECEQPTNQDEVISGHFCECDNFSCDRDQGKLCSDHGTCECGQCVCNSGWTGPSCNCRSSNDSCIAPGTTNGVLCSGHGDCICGECICHEEGNIRYSGKHCNKCPTCPSRCEELKPCVQCQMYGTGNYSDPEECARNCKEFVPEGVETVIVDVDNDEVPCFGTDEDDCKYNFVYYYNETNCLQVRAQNERECPPQVYMLGIVLTVIAAVVLIGLALLLLWKLVTTVQDRREFARFEKERMMAKWDTGENPIYKQATSTFKNPTYAGK; encoded by the exons ATGTTTGGCAGCTCAAGATGGATTCTTTTTCTGGGGGTACTGGTGACAGGCTTCTTAGTCTCTTGTGCACAAATTTATCCTCCCCCAGAAAGGCTGACTGGTATAAATCTTTGTATCAGTAAACAGACATGCCATGAATGCATACAGACTCCACATTGTGCTTGGTGTGCAGCACCA AATTTCCCAGAAAAGAGGTGCTTCCTTCCAAATATCAATACCAAAATATTTGCAACATGTCCCTCTGAATATACATGGAATCCAGACAATGTCTTCAGTATGCTGCGGCATAGAAACTTAACAAAGGGTGGCTACTCTGCTGGCAGTGGAGGTGGAGGAGGGTATGGTAGCATTGATGGCACGTATTCCAATTTTTCGTCTTCCAGTTCATCTTCCTCACATTCTCACAAGGATACTTGGAGTAGCAGTGGAAGTAAAAGGCAAGAAGCTGTACAAATGTGGCCACAAGAAGTGAATCTAAAACTCAGAATAA ATGAAGCTTACAGAATGTCCTTTGCATATTCTCAAGCGGAAGATTATCCTGTCGATCTCTATTATCTTATGGATTTAAGCAAATCTATGGAGGATGACAAAAAAAAGCTGTCTGACTTGGGTCAATTATTGGTCGAGAGTATGAGCAAAATTACGAGCAATTTCCGCCTAGGTTTCGGTAGTTTCGTCGATAAAGTTGTGATGCCCTATGTCAATACGGTGCCAAAATC TCTTATCGAACCATGTGATGGTTGTGCGGCGCCTTACGGATACAGGAATATTATGAGGCTTTCTCAGGACACGAGCAAGTTTGCGGGATTAGTACGTAATGCGTCTGTATCTGGCAATCTGGATGCGCCAGAGGGTGGTTTCGATGCAATCATGCAGGCAATTGTTTGTCGAAATCAAATTGGTTGGCGTGAGAAAGCGCGTCGACTTTTGGTATTCTCAACGGACGCTGGTTTTCACTATGCAGGCGACGGTAAGCTGGGCGGTATTATCAAACCGAACGATGGCCTTTGTCACTTGGACGGAGGTGGTACGTACACTCACTCGTCTTTGCAAGACTATCCAAGCATCTCGCAGATCAACCTAAAAGTAAAACAGaacgcaataaatattatatgggCGGTTACTGAGGAACAGATCAATGTGTACAAGAGACTTACAAAACATGTAGAAGGGTCTTTCGCTGGTAAACTCTCTGACGATTCCAGTAACGTGGTGGAATTGATCCGTGAGCAATACGATGCTATATCTAGTTCGGTCGAAATGAAAGACACGGCCAGCAGTGCTGTCAAAGTGAAATACTTTTCGAGTTGCTTGGGCACTGGACCAGCAGTTGAGACGTCGAAGTGCGACGGATTAAAAGTGGGCACAAAGGTAGAATTTATCGCGGAGATCGAGGTCACTAGCTGTCCGGCCAACAGATCGGAATGGAagcaaaaattttacatttacccG GTCGGTATCAACGAAACTCTTACAGTAAATCTGGAAATGTTATGCGATTGCGAGTGCGAGCGTAAAGGCCATATGTACGAGGAATATTCTCCCGAATGCACTGGTGTAGGTACACTCAAATGCGGAGTCTGTGAATGTTACGATGGATTTTTCGGTAAACGTTGCGAGTGTAGTTCACATCAAGACATAACTGGCTTTGATAAGCATTTTCAATCGTGTCGTCCTGATAACACTTCTCTCGTGGATTGTTCCGGCCGTGGCTCATGTACCTGCGGCCAGTGCGAGTGTGAGCAGCCAACAAATCAAGACGAG gtAATATCAGGACATTTTTGCGAGTGTGACAATTTTTCTTGCGATCGTGATCAAGGCAAACTTTGCTCTGATCACGGCACTTGCGAATGTGGTCAGTGTGTCTGTAATTCTGGCTGGACGGGACCATCCTGTAACTGCAGATCTTCTAACGATTCCTGCATCGCACCAGGAACCACGAATGGTGTACTCTGCTCAGGCCAT GGTGACTGTATTTGTGGAGAGTGTATTTGTCACGAGGAGGGAAACATTCGATATTCTGGTAAACACTGCAATAAGTGCCCGACTTGCCCAAGTCGCTGTGAAGAGCTGAAACCCTGTGTGCAGTGCCAAATGTACGGTACCGGGAATTACAGCGATCCGGAGGAATGCGCGAGAAATTGTAAAGAGTTCGTACCCGAAGGCGTGGAAACCGTAATTGTCGACGTGGACAATGATGAAGTACCGTGTTTCGGTACGGACGAAGATGACTGCAAGTACAATTTCGTATACTACTACAATGAGACCAACTGCTTGCAAGTACGTGCTCAAAACGAGCGCGAGTGCCCGCCACAAGTCTATATGCTCGGGATCGTGCTGACCGTGATTGCGGCGGTGGTTTTAATTGGTCTCGCGTTACTGTTACTATGGAAACTGGTAACTACTGTACAGGATAGACGAGAATTCGCCCGATTCGAAAAGGAAAGAATGATGGCGAAATGGGACACG GGAGAGAATCCGATCTATAAGCAAGCGACTTCTACCTTCAAGAATCCGACTTACGCTGGAAAATAA
- the Mys gene encoding integrin beta-PS isoform X1 yields the protein MGAKPMFGSSRWILFLGVLVTGFLVSCAQIYPPPERLTGINLCISKQTCHECIQTPHCAWCAAPNFPEKRCFLPNINTKIFATCPSEYTWNPDNVFSMLRHRNLTKGGYSAGSGGGGGYGSIDGTYSNFSSSSSSSSHSHKDTWSSSGSKRQEAVQMWPQEVNLKLRINEAYRMSFAYSQAEDYPVDLYYLMDLSKSMEDDKKKLSDLGQLLVESMSKITSNFRLGFGSFVDKVVMPYVNTVPKSLIEPCDGCAAPYGYRNIMRLSQDTSKFAGLVRNASVSGNLDAPEGGFDAIMQAIVCRNQIGWREKARRLLVFSTDAGFHYAGDGKLGGIIKPNDGLCHLDGGGTYTHSSLQDYPSISQINLKVKQNAINIIWAVTEEQINVYKRLTKHVEGSFAGKLSDDSSNVVELIREQYDAISSSVEMKDTASSAVKVKYFSSCLGTGPAVETSKCDGLKVGTKVEFIAEIEVTSCPANRSEWKQKFYIYPVGINETLTVNLEMLCDCECERKGHMYEEYSPECTGVGTLKCGVCECYDGFFGKRCECSSHQDITGFDKHFQSCRPDNTSLVDCSGRGSCTCGQCECEQPTNQDEVISGHFCECDNFSCDRDQGKLCSDHGTCECGQCVCNSGWTGPSCNCRSSNDSCIAPGTTNGVLCSGHGDCICGECICHEEGNIRYSGKHCNKCPTCPSRCEELKPCVQCQMYGTGNYSDPEECARNCKEFVPEGVETVIVDVDNDEVPCFGTDEDDCKYNFVYYYNETNCLQVRAQNERECPPQVYMLGIVLTVIAAVVLIGLALLLLWKLVTTVQDRREFARFEKERMMAKWDTGENPIYKQATSTFKNPTYAGK from the exons ATGGGAGCAAAACC AATGTTTGGCAGCTCAAGATGGATTCTTTTTCTGGGGGTACTGGTGACAGGCTTCTTAGTCTCTTGTGCACAAATTTATCCTCCCCCAGAAAGGCTGACTGGTATAAATCTTTGTATCAGTAAACAGACATGCCATGAATGCATACAGACTCCACATTGTGCTTGGTGTGCAGCACCA AATTTCCCAGAAAAGAGGTGCTTCCTTCCAAATATCAATACCAAAATATTTGCAACATGTCCCTCTGAATATACATGGAATCCAGACAATGTCTTCAGTATGCTGCGGCATAGAAACTTAACAAAGGGTGGCTACTCTGCTGGCAGTGGAGGTGGAGGAGGGTATGGTAGCATTGATGGCACGTATTCCAATTTTTCGTCTTCCAGTTCATCTTCCTCACATTCTCACAAGGATACTTGGAGTAGCAGTGGAAGTAAAAGGCAAGAAGCTGTACAAATGTGGCCACAAGAAGTGAATCTAAAACTCAGAATAA ATGAAGCTTACAGAATGTCCTTTGCATATTCTCAAGCGGAAGATTATCCTGTCGATCTCTATTATCTTATGGATTTAAGCAAATCTATGGAGGATGACAAAAAAAAGCTGTCTGACTTGGGTCAATTATTGGTCGAGAGTATGAGCAAAATTACGAGCAATTTCCGCCTAGGTTTCGGTAGTTTCGTCGATAAAGTTGTGATGCCCTATGTCAATACGGTGCCAAAATC TCTTATCGAACCATGTGATGGTTGTGCGGCGCCTTACGGATACAGGAATATTATGAGGCTTTCTCAGGACACGAGCAAGTTTGCGGGATTAGTACGTAATGCGTCTGTATCTGGCAATCTGGATGCGCCAGAGGGTGGTTTCGATGCAATCATGCAGGCAATTGTTTGTCGAAATCAAATTGGTTGGCGTGAGAAAGCGCGTCGACTTTTGGTATTCTCAACGGACGCTGGTTTTCACTATGCAGGCGACGGTAAGCTGGGCGGTATTATCAAACCGAACGATGGCCTTTGTCACTTGGACGGAGGTGGTACGTACACTCACTCGTCTTTGCAAGACTATCCAAGCATCTCGCAGATCAACCTAAAAGTAAAACAGaacgcaataaatattatatgggCGGTTACTGAGGAACAGATCAATGTGTACAAGAGACTTACAAAACATGTAGAAGGGTCTTTCGCTGGTAAACTCTCTGACGATTCCAGTAACGTGGTGGAATTGATCCGTGAGCAATACGATGCTATATCTAGTTCGGTCGAAATGAAAGACACGGCCAGCAGTGCTGTCAAAGTGAAATACTTTTCGAGTTGCTTGGGCACTGGACCAGCAGTTGAGACGTCGAAGTGCGACGGATTAAAAGTGGGCACAAAGGTAGAATTTATCGCGGAGATCGAGGTCACTAGCTGTCCGGCCAACAGATCGGAATGGAagcaaaaattttacatttacccG GTCGGTATCAACGAAACTCTTACAGTAAATCTGGAAATGTTATGCGATTGCGAGTGCGAGCGTAAAGGCCATATGTACGAGGAATATTCTCCCGAATGCACTGGTGTAGGTACACTCAAATGCGGAGTCTGTGAATGTTACGATGGATTTTTCGGTAAACGTTGCGAGTGTAGTTCACATCAAGACATAACTGGCTTTGATAAGCATTTTCAATCGTGTCGTCCTGATAACACTTCTCTCGTGGATTGTTCCGGCCGTGGCTCATGTACCTGCGGCCAGTGCGAGTGTGAGCAGCCAACAAATCAAGACGAG gtAATATCAGGACATTTTTGCGAGTGTGACAATTTTTCTTGCGATCGTGATCAAGGCAAACTTTGCTCTGATCACGGCACTTGCGAATGTGGTCAGTGTGTCTGTAATTCTGGCTGGACGGGACCATCCTGTAACTGCAGATCTTCTAACGATTCCTGCATCGCACCAGGAACCACGAATGGTGTACTCTGCTCAGGCCAT GGTGACTGTATTTGTGGAGAGTGTATTTGTCACGAGGAGGGAAACATTCGATATTCTGGTAAACACTGCAATAAGTGCCCGACTTGCCCAAGTCGCTGTGAAGAGCTGAAACCCTGTGTGCAGTGCCAAATGTACGGTACCGGGAATTACAGCGATCCGGAGGAATGCGCGAGAAATTGTAAAGAGTTCGTACCCGAAGGCGTGGAAACCGTAATTGTCGACGTGGACAATGATGAAGTACCGTGTTTCGGTACGGACGAAGATGACTGCAAGTACAATTTCGTATACTACTACAATGAGACCAACTGCTTGCAAGTACGTGCTCAAAACGAGCGCGAGTGCCCGCCACAAGTCTATATGCTCGGGATCGTGCTGACCGTGATTGCGGCGGTGGTTTTAATTGGTCTCGCGTTACTGTTACTATGGAAACTGGTAACTACTGTACAGGATAGACGAGAATTCGCCCGATTCGAAAAGGAAAGAATGATGGCGAAATGGGACACG GGAGAGAATCCGATCTATAAGCAAGCGACTTCTACCTTCAAGAATCCGACTTACGCTGGAAAATAA